Proteins from one Nicotiana tabacum cultivar K326 chromosome 23, ASM71507v2, whole genome shotgun sequence genomic window:
- the LOC107812003 gene encoding uncharacterized protein LOC107812003 yields MGREGRVEVVSSKGCSKLLVDFSSSFRGIPSYSLEPLIMSPASSASVMSESTVTTRSNYPFYGLVICVTGLSKEARKQVMEATERLGGKYSPHLHPQCTHLVVQSFSGRKFEHASKHGSKNGLQVVTLSWFVDSVRRNVRLSESLYSVKGVGQDGLSVDDIDGLAQRASRQRSCLPVALPENSKPPHMIEEPLMHTEREPNRRTLFNHTFYVDADVSDELRSKVIESAAAEGACLVDQWFVGCAASHVVCEGNSIRKYLGHSSNIVTPLWVLKSAKEKRLQRLVHMSADLARQTGILLDSIQNTINSKEINAGAHIQDTTSSTPRVNQEERLNVVNVAKEGVRKRRGWRMQTCQTPLRHLSPSSLLDSICWSISDPTSAASIYMDSSSAEDANQQNTSVVFDAKEDHKASEASFVNLSRPLSESEKSELILKTNFLTILFPVDRFSEMGPCSRTFFSEKGFTCLRVLDYIHAFYQENMSVAEVEIAIHTDSRHADRLRSVYCSKETSERGYVEFKRIEFLGSRKSFEMLKRVSGDNNCNVYELLIRA; encoded by the exons ATGGGTAGGGAAGGAAGAGTGGAGGTGGTAAGCAGCAAAGGGTGTTCAAAGTTGTTAGTGGATTTTTCCTCTTCATTCAGAGGGATTCCTTCTTATTCATTAGAACCACTCATAATGTCTCCTGCTTCCTCTGCCTCTGTTATGTCTGAATCAACAGTTACCACTCGATCCAATTATCCATTTTATGGACTTGTTATCTGTGTTACTGGACTTTCTAAAG AAGCTAGGAAGCAAGTGATGGAAGCAACAGAGAGATTAGGTGGTAAATACAGCCCACATTTGCACCCTCAATGTACCCATCTGGTGGTTCAG AGCTTTTCTGGACGTAAGTTTGAGCATGCCTCGAAACATGGTTCAAAAAATGGTCTCCAGGTTGTTACACTGTCATGGTTTGTGGATAGTGTAAGAAGGAATG TGAGGTTGAGTGAATCTCTTTATAGTGTTAAAGGTGTTGGACAAGATGGTCTCTCAGTAGATGATATCGACGGGCTTGCTCAGAGAGCCAGCAGGCAGCGTTCATGTCTCCCTGTTGCATTGCCTGAAAATAGCAAACCACCTCACATGATTGAAGAGCCACTTATGCATACTGAAAGAGAACCTAATAGAAGGACTCTGTTCAATCATACCTTTTATGTTGATGCAGATGTATCTGATGAGCTGCGTAGTAAG GTCATCGAGTCTGCTGCAGCAGAAGGTGCTTGTTTGGTGGATCAGTGGTTTGTTGGTTGTGCTGCAAGTCATGTAGTCTGTGAAGGAAACTCAATTCGGAAATACCTTGGCCATTCCTCTAACATTGTCACA CCGCTTTGGGTTCTGAAGAGTGCAAAGGAAAAGCGCCTGCAAAGGCTTGTTCATATGTCTGCTGATTTGGCTAGGCAAACTGGAATATTACTTGATAGCATTCAGAATACAATTAATAGTAAA GAAATTAATGCTGGTGCTCATATTCAAGATACCACAAGTTCTACACCTAGAGTGAACCAGGAAGAAAGACTAAATGTTGTCAATGTGGCCAAAGAGGGAGTAAGGAAGCGTCGTGGTTGGCGTATGCAG ACATGTCAGACCCCTTTACGTCACCTATCTCCGAGCAGCCTTCTAGATTCCATCTGCTGGTCGATATCTGACCCAACTTCGGCTGCTTCGATTTACATGGACTCTTCTAGTGCTGAAGATGCAAATCAACAGAACACCTCTGTAGTCTTTGATGCGAAGGAGGATCACAAAGCATCTGAAGcttcatttgtgaacctatcccGACCGCTTTCAGAAAG TGAAAAATCTGAGTTAATATTGAAAACCAACTTCCTTACTATACTGTTTCCAGTTGATCGATTTTCCGAAATGGGTCCATGTTCCAGGACCTTTTTTAGTGAGAAAGGGTTCACGTGTTTACGGGTGTTGGATTACATACATGCATTTTACCAG GAAAACATGTCCGTTGCAGAGGTGGAGATAGCGATTCACACAGATTCAAGGCATGCTGACCGCCTAAGATCAGTTTATTGTAGTAAAGAGACTAGCGAGCGTGGTTATGTAGAATTCAAACGGATTGAATTTCTGGGTAGCCGTAAAAGTTTTGAAATGCTGAAGCGTGTTTCTGGTGATAACAACTGTAATGTCTATGAGTTATTGATCAGAGCATAA
- the LOC142177265 gene encoding secreted RxLR effector protein 161-like: MIHQQKYIKELLKKFNIDSSKSIDALISISTKLDLDEEGKSVEQKLYRGMIGSLLYFIARWPDIVFSLGLCARFQVNPKESHVKAIKRILRYLKGTPDPCMWYLRGYNFDLVGYADADYACFHVDRKSTSGITHFLGSCLVSWETKKQNSVSLSIAEAEYVAATT; the protein is encoded by the coding sequence ATGATACATCAGCAAAAATACATCAAGGAACTGCTGAAGAAATTTAACATAGATTCTTCTAAATCCATAGACGCTCTCATTTCCATTTCAACAAAGCTGGACCTTGATGAAGAAGGGAAAAGTGTTGAACAGAAGCTGTATAGAGGAATGATTGGGTCATTGTTGTATTTCATAGCAAGATGGCCTGATATTGTATTCAGTCTGGGATTATGTGCAAGATTTCAAGTAAATCCCAAAGAGTCTCATGTGAAGGCTATCAAGAGGATACTCAGATATCTTAAAGGGACTCCTGATCCATGTATGTGGTATCTTAGAGGGTATAACTTTGATCTAGTTGGTTATGCTGATGCAGACTATGCATGTTTTCATGTTGACAGGAAAAGCACTTCAGGAATAACACACTTTCTTGGTTCTTGCCTGGTGTCTTGGGAAACAAAGAAGCAGAACTCAGTGTCTTTATCTAtagctgaagcagaatatgtgGCAGCAACAACTTGA
- the LOC142177266 gene encoding uncharacterized protein LOC142177266: MAMSDSKTEDETNQLMDIIVTMMSEMDKTSTGNDQLIRNISCVKLDLKDLESDKADLEGQFKNTFGLAKTVKKEEEPKVKPFIQTKWIKVNKKTIVNPLPFWANVRGNNLDWYLDSRWSRHKTGENKNFLSLTALQGGSVSFKNEKKGQITGIGKVGKSLSHAIEDVYYVEGLKHNILSISQMRDKENEAKFNSKICTVTKLNIDEIVLKGKRHNNVYKISIMSLPQNEHICFSVMEDDPLLWHRNLAHASLSQLSKLAAKDSVLGLLKVEFTSDKVCDACVREKHVRSSFKSKKVVSTTKPLELLHMNLCGPMRVRSRGGKRCMVRPILDKTSYELLRGRKPNITHLRAFGCKYFVHNNGKESLGLQDEDYDIGLTDEGVSKEPEHQSEDGSGDPKELESDHEEQEEEKTTLTANQIDEVVPTDIVPLDHSLGEPSLGMQIRPWKHQSSHPLENIIFDPNRPKNRTVIGTRWVFRNKLDEQGNITRNKDKLVVQGYNQEESIDYDETFAHVARMEVIRMLIAFVSHIEFTLDQMDVKSAFLNGYLKEEVLVKQPPGFESEEFPDYVFKLDKAMYGLKQAPRAWYEKLSKFLLTNNFVREKVDITLFLRSKGKNVLIVQIYVDDIIFGATNEAMCKEFAEMMGNEYDG, encoded by the exons ATGGCCATGAGTGATTCAAAGACTGAAGATGAAACAAATCAG TTGATGGACATAATTGTGACCATGATGAGTGAGATGGACAAGACGAGTACTGGAAATGATCAGTTAATAAGAAACATTTCATGTGTTAAACTTGACCTCAAAGATCTTGAATCTGACAAAGCTGATCTTGAAGGACAG TTTAAGAACACTTTTGGTCTTGCTAAAACTGTGAAGAAGGAAGAAgaaccaaaagtcaaaccttttaTCCAAACTAAGTGGATTAAGGTCAACAAGAAGACAATTGTTAATCCTCTTCCCTTCTGG GCTAATGTGAGAGGGAACAATCTAGACTGGTATCTAGACAGTAGATGGTCAAGACATAAAACTGGAGAAAATAAAAACTTCCTCTCACTGACAGCCCTTCAAGGAGGGAGTGTGTcatttaaaaatgagaaaaagggcCAGATAACAGGTATTGGTAAGGTCGGTAAGTCACTCTCTCATGCTATAGAAGATGTGTATTATGTAGAAGGTCTTAAACATAATATTCTTAGTATTTCTCAAATGCGTGATAAAGAAAATGAGGCaaaattcaattccaaaatctgCACTGTCACTAAGCTTAATATTGATGAAATTGTGTTAAAAGGTAAGAGACACAATAATGTCTACAAGATATCTATTATGTCTCTTCCTCAGAATGAGCACATATGCTTTAGTGTAATGGAAGATGACCCACTGTTATGGCATAGAAATTTGGCACATGCTAGTCTATCTCAACTCAGCAAGTTGGCAGCAAAGGACTCGGTCCTTGGACTACTAAAAGTTGAGTTCACCTCAGACAAGGTATGTGATGCTTGTGTCAGGGAGAAACATGTGAGGTCATCTTTCAAATCTAAAAAGGTTGTCAGTACTACCAAACCCCTAGAACTCCTTCACATGAACCTATGTGGACCAATGAGAGTGAGGAGCAGGGGAGGCAAGAG ATGCATGGTCAGACCCATTCTTGATAAAACTTCCTATGAGTTACTTCGAGGGAGAAAGCCCAACATCACTCACCTAAGAGCTTTTGGGTGCAAAtattttgtgcacaataatggcaaAGAATCTCTAG GTCTCCAGGATGAAGACTATGACATAGGACTCACTGATGAAGGAGTTTCTAAAGAACCTGAACATCAATCTGAAGATGGATCAGGAGATCCTAAGGAACTTGAAAGTGATCATGAGGAACAAGAAGAAGAGAAAACTACTCTGACTGCTAACCAGATTGATGAAGTTGTACCTACTGACATTGTTCCTTTAGATCACTCCTTGGGTGAACCATCTCTGGGGATGCAGATTAGACCATGGAAACATCAAAGTTCACACCCCCTTGAGAACATCATCTTTGATCCTAAT AGACCCAAGAACAGAACTGTCATAGGTACCAGATGGGTGTTCAGAAATAAGCTGGATGagcaaggaaatatcacaaggaaCAAGGACAAACTTGTGGTTCAGGGATACAATCAAGAAGAAAGCATTGACTATGATGAGACATTTGCACATGTAGCCAGAATGGAAGTTATAAGGATGCTAATAGCTTTTGTTTCACACATAGAGTTCACCCTTGatcagatggatgtaaagagTGCATTTTTGAACGGTTACCTGAAGGAGGAAGTGTTAGTCAAACAACCTCCTGGGTTTGAGAGTGAAGAATTTCCTGACTATGTGTTCAAGTTAGACAAAGCCATGTATGGACTGAAACAGGCTccaagagcttggtatgaaaaactctcaaaattcctcttAACCAATAACTTTGTAAGGGAAAAGGTGGACATCACACTGTTTCTGAGGAGTAAAGGTAAAAATGTTCTGATTGTACaaatatatgtggatgatattatCTTTGGGGCTACTAATGAAGCAATGTGCAAGGAATTTGCTGAGATGATgggaaatgagtatgatgggtga
- the LOC107812002 gene encoding floral homeotic protein GLOBOSA-like isoform X2 has product MGRGKIEIKRIENSSNRQVTYSKRRNGILKKAKEISVLCDARVSVIIFASSGKMHEFSSTSLVDILDQYHKLTGRRLWDAKQENLDNEINKVKKDNDNMQIELKELMMLEDALENGLTSIRNKQNEFLRMMRKKTQSMEEEQDQLNCQLRQLEIASMNRNMGEIGEVFHQRENEYQTQIPFAFRVQPMQPNLQERF; this is encoded by the exons atggggaGAGGAAAGATAGAGATCAAAAGAATAGAGAACTCAAGCAACAGGCAAGTGacttactcaaaaagaagaaatgggATCTTGAAAAAAGCTAAGGAAATCAGTGTTCTTTGTGATGCTCGTGTTTCTGTCATTATTTTTGCTAGTTCTGGCAAGATGCATGAGTTCTCCTCTACTTC GTTGGTTGATATTTTGGATCAATATCACAAACTTACTGGAAGAAGATTGTGGGATGCTAAGCAGGAG AACTTGGACAATGAAATCAACAAAGTCAAGAAAGACAATGACAACATGCAAATTGAACTCAA AGAGCTGATGATGTTGGAAGATGCCCTTGAAAATGGACTAACTAGTATCCGTAACAAGCAG AATGAGTTTCTGAGGATGATGAGGAAAAAG ACTCAAAGTATGGAAGAGGAGCAAGACCAACTTAATTGCCAATTG CGGCAACTTGAGATAGCAAGCATGAATAGGAATATGGGAGAAATAGGGGAAGTGTTTCACCAAAGGGAGAATGAATATCAAACTCAGATTCCTTTTGCCTTCCGAGTACAGCCAATGCAGCCCAATTTGCAGGAGAGGTTCTAA
- the LOC107812002 gene encoding floral homeotic protein GLOBOSA-like isoform X1, with protein MGRGKIEIKRIENSSNRQVTYSKRRNGILKKAKEISVLCDARVSVIIFASSGKMHEFSSTSLVDILDQYHKLTGRRLWDAKQENLDNEINKVKKDNDNMQIELKHLKGEDITSLNHRELMMLEDALENGLTSIRNKQNEFLRMMRKKTQSMEEEQDQLNCQLRQLEIASMNRNMGEIGEVFHQRENEYQTQIPFAFRVQPMQPNLQERF; from the exons atggggaGAGGAAAGATAGAGATCAAAAGAATAGAGAACTCAAGCAACAGGCAAGTGacttactcaaaaagaagaaatgggATCTTGAAAAAAGCTAAGGAAATCAGTGTTCTTTGTGATGCTCGTGTTTCTGTCATTATTTTTGCTAGTTCTGGCAAGATGCATGAGTTCTCCTCTACTTC GTTGGTTGATATTTTGGATCAATATCACAAACTTACTGGAAGAAGATTGTGGGATGCTAAGCAGGAG AACTTGGACAATGAAATCAACAAAGTCAAGAAAGACAATGACAACATGCAAATTGAACTCAA GCACCTAAAGGGGGAAGATATAACATCTTTGAACCACAGAGAGCTGATGATGTTGGAAGATGCCCTTGAAAATGGACTAACTAGTATCCGTAACAAGCAG AATGAGTTTCTGAGGATGATGAGGAAAAAG ACTCAAAGTATGGAAGAGGAGCAAGACCAACTTAATTGCCAATTG CGGCAACTTGAGATAGCAAGCATGAATAGGAATATGGGAGAAATAGGGGAAGTGTTTCACCAAAGGGAGAATGAATATCAAACTCAGATTCCTTTTGCCTTCCGAGTACAGCCAATGCAGCCCAATTTGCAGGAGAGGTTCTAA